The genomic stretch TTACGGAAGATGAATTACCGGTAAAATTCAGCCATCCATATAAGGATTGTGACTTCTTTATTTTGAATTTATAATTTAATACAGATATGAAAAACCCCGATTAGATATACTAATCGGGGTTTGATTATACCTTAACTATTAAGTTTATTTATCATCCTTAGGTGATGACTTAGTAGCATTTGTAAACTGTTCTTGTAGTGAAGTGATGGCTGTCTTATAAACATAAGAGATTTGTTCACCATTTACAACACCAACATACTTAGAATTGTTTACCTTGTATAGTTCAAGTGTATCGGCACTTCTACCTGAGTCAGATGTATATGTAAACTTAACTGTCATTTCAGGTTTACCGGTAATCTTTTCATTAGAGAAATCTTCTCTTGTAAAGTTAGCACCATGCATATAGTCAAATGCAGTTTGGAAGTAACCAAAGCTGATTTGCTTACCGTTATACTTAACTGTTGTGTCAGTTGTTGTTTGGTTATCTGAAGTAGTAGAAGTCTTTGTTTCTAGGTCAAATGTGTAGTTGTTTTTGCCGAAAGAAACTTCTGTCTTAGATAGGCTTGTTATTTTGTTATCTACAAAGTAGTCACTTCTCATTTTGTCTAGGCTTGATGTTGTCCATCTAACTGAGTCTGTAAGAATCTTGTAAATAACATCTCCACCCTTAACCATTAGGTAGCAGTACTTCTTGCTATCCGGTTTACTTGCCTGTAGTTCAACAACTGTGTCCTTATATGTAGCAGTTAGCTCAGCATAAGGTGTTGCTAAACCGAACTTCTGTAGGTCAGCACTTGTTGGGTTTAGGCATACAACTGCTTTAGCTGCAACACCACGGATACCTGCTTCAATTTCACTACAAGTAGTATCGTTACCGTAGTACTTAGCAGGTTGTGTGATAATGTAGTTTGTTGTAGCAGTATCATCTGTGCTATCTTCAAATTCAATATCTTCCTTGTAGTGAGTACCACTTAGGTGTACTGTCTGAGGAGTAGCTGTGTCACCCTCAGTTGCTGCCTTAGTAACATTTAAGTCAATAAGGTCATACACACTGTATAGGAATGAATCAACTGACTCTTCATCAACTAGGTAAATTGATTTACCTGTACCGAATTTTACATAGTAGCCTGTGTTATTAGGTGCTTTGTCGCCAACATAGAACTTTGAGTTTGTGTTGTCATTATAACCAACAGTAACTGTAGCCTTTGGCTTATCAAAACCAAAGTCACTGTCTTCATCACCACTTACAGAAACAATCTTAGTAAATGACATTGATGCAGCATCTGATGCAACTGAATCAGGCTTACCCTCAGCCATTGTTTTGTCTTCATAGCCTACCAAAGTATATTCTGTAGCCTGAGTTTCTGTCTTTGTTTTACCCTTAGAATCAGTAGTTTTTTCTACGGGAGTATAGCTTTTTAGCTGGAAACTACCGTTATCGTTTTCAACTTTAATAGTTTTAATTTTTCTAGGAATATAGTTAATAAGTTCACCTGTACCGTTTTCTTTAACTTCACCCTTATCATCAAGAGCAGGTTCTGCCTGATGCATTTTGTTCTTATCAACAGTATCGGAAATCTTTGCTTCCTTAACTTCTTCCTGTGAATCCTTACTGTCACTACCACTTGGTAGGTTAAGTACTACGATTAATGCAACACCAATAATAACAACAACTGCTGCCACAATAATAATCTTAAGTAGTTTTTTGTTATTCTTTTTAGTAGCCATTATTTCTTTCTCCTAACTGCCCAAATTACAATACCTAGGATTAGTACACCGATTGGGATAATACCTACAAATAGGATTGTTGGGAATAGTGCATCACTTGCAGCTTCAAGACCTAATGAAGTATCACTGGCACTTGCACTGTTGATTGTAACAGTTTCACTGTCGTTTTCTGTTAGTACATTAAACATATTTGTAAAGTATGTACTGTTGTTAAACTGAGTATAGCCTGTTAAGAAATCAGTAGAAACTGCATAGTAAGAACCGATTACAACAACATTTTTGTTTACACCGTCAGATACTTCAGATTGGTTAATAACTGCACCGTTAAGTGCTTTGCCTGTACCATCCTTTACATCATCAGTTGACTTAGCATCAGATGGTAATAAGTCAGCCTTAGTTGAACTCTTTAGAAGTACCTTTGCTGAACTACCCTTTGTTAAAGTAATGTTCCATGTGTCACCCATAGCAACTCTTGTGTTGCTATCAATGCCATCTGTAAATGTAGAGTCATCATAATCATATGTTGAAAGTCTGTGGTCACTTGGAGCAATAGAAGTAATGTAGTTGTTGTCCTGTTCGTAAATCCAGTTACTTTCAACCTTCATTCCTTGTTCTTCTAGGAATGAATCCATATTAGGTGTACCGTTTTCAATAGCCATTGGAGCAGGTACATAAACAAATGTTTTGTTAGACTTCTTGGCAGTATTTAAGAAACTTGTAACTTTCTTAAGTGCCTGTTCTGAAATATCGGATGTTGGAGCAACAAATAGAAGAATATCACAGTCACTAGGAACTTTACTGTTAGAGTCTAGGTCAACGGTGGTAGTTTCATATGCTTGATTT from Ruminococcus bovis encodes the following:
- a CDS encoding DUF4340 domain-containing protein, with the translated sequence MATKKNNKKLLKIIIVAAVVVIIGVALIVVLNLPSGSDSKDSQEEVKEAKISDTVDKNKMHQAEPALDDKGEVKENGTGELINYIPRKIKTIKVENDNGSFQLKSYTPVEKTTDSKGKTKTETQATEYTLVGYEDKTMAEGKPDSVASDAASMSFTKIVSVSGDEDSDFGFDKPKATVTVGYNDNTNSKFYVGDKAPNNTGYYVKFGTGKSIYLVDEESVDSFLYSVYDLIDLNVTKAATEGDTATPQTVHLSGTHYKEDIEFEDSTDDTATTNYIITQPAKYYGNDTTCSEIEAGIRGVAAKAVVCLNPTSADLQKFGLATPYAELTATYKDTVVELQASKPDSKKYCYLMVKGGDVIYKILTDSVRWTTSSLDKMRSDYFVDNKITSLSKTEVSFGKNNYTFDLETKTSTTSDNQTTTDTTVKYNGKQISFGYFQTAFDYMHGANFTREDFSNEKITGKPEMTVKFTYTSDSGRSADTLELYKVNNSKYVGVVNGEQISYVYKTAITSLQEQFTNATKSSPKDDK
- a CDS encoding Gldg family protein, coding for MSKKNKKEDFLATEIEKDIKADETSTDEATEKEETSDVEVKKQSKIKKILHSRKFSKGWLSIAIIAVFLACVVAVNIIASVLEDKFPSLSVDITNSNMYQLQDDTKKLCKNVNQDIDIYLLTDEDTFTSYDSSFGVAYFSQANQFFKEIASLNKHITFKYEDTSSNPSFAKKYSNLNLTTSGSSTICVIDAGNDRYKGLTMEDLFETENDSSTGYTTIKSSKVEQQVCTAILGLTKKNAAKACFITSSGVGSEKTSSSGSTAYSALKKLLENQAYETTTVDLDSNSKVPSDCDILLFVAPTSDISEQALKKVTSFLNTAKKSNKTFVYVPAPMAIENGTPNMDSFLEEQGMKVESNWIYEQDNNYITSIAPSDHRLSTYDYDDSTFTDGIDSNTRVAMGDTWNITLTKGSSAKVLLKSSTKADLLPSDAKSTDDVKDGTGKALNGAVINQSEVSDGVNKNVVVIGSYYAVSTDFLTGYTQFNNSTYFTNMFNVLTENDSETVTINSASASDTSLGLEAASDALFPTILFVGIIPIGVLILGIVIWAVRRKK